From the Peptococcaceae bacterium 1198_IL3148 genome, the window AATCATTATCATCGGTGCATTGCTGTCATAATATCCAGTGATTTCAGACCCTACAGCTATTTCAACGTCATTTAGAATATAGGTATCATCAGATACAATAATGTTTGCCTCTATCCCTTTTTCATTTTCTACCAACACAAGTTTGGAACCTGCCACACCTTCACGTTCGGTTACTTTTTTAACTGTGCCAGTAAAAGAGTTGAAGTGAGATTGTTCATTAATTTGTTTTACATCACTAACAATTGTCGTATCCCCAGTGTCAGCAGCGAAGGCTGTAACCGCTGGCAACGCCAACATAGTCACCAAAAGTCCGGCAAATATTTTTTTGAAATTCATAATGTAGATACCCCTTTTCAGTAGTTTTCACATATAAGACGGCTGAGCGCAACAAAAGGTTGCAATAACAATAACCAATGGTAACCGACATGATACATAAGCACCTAAAAATATAATGTTAAATAATAACAAATATTTAAAAAGGTTTTAGTGCATTACTGTAGAAATATACCATAATTTAACCTAATAGGTGTGATAATAACATGGAAATACTTTTCACAAACAACGATCTCTGCCGTAGATGCTATGCCTGTGTACGGGCTTGCCCAGTTAACGCCGTTACCTTTCAAAACGGCGTTGCTACCATTTCGAAAGTGGATTGCATTTTATGTGGCAATTGCGTTAGGGTTTGCTCCCAAGGGGCTAAAGTAGTATATAACGATATCCCCTTGGTAAAAGAGTGGTTAAACCGTGGCGAACAGATGGTGGCCATTATAGCGCCGTCCTTTGCCGCAACCTTTAACTGCAAACCCCGCCAACTGATCAGCGGATTGCGTCGGTTGGGCTTCACCTATATTTTTGAGGTGGCATATGGGGCCGAAATATGCGCCCATCAGTACCAACAATTGTTGGCAACCACTGATAAAAAAACGATAATTTCTACCCCTTGCCCAGCGGTTGTTTTAATGGTAGAAAAGCATTTTCCCCACCTAATTAATTTACTAGCACCAATCAAATCACCAATGATGATTACTGGTGACATTGCCAAGCATAAATATCCCAATTGTAACACAGTTTTTATTGGCCCCTGTATAGCTAAAAAAGCAGAAACGGTCACAGGTTATGCCGGAAACTCCATTGATGCGGTAATTACCTTTAAGCAGTTGAAAGAGTGGTTTAAACAAGTTGACTTAAACCTGCAGTCACTGCCGGAGGACGAAAGGGGCTGGGACACCCCCGGTGCCAATATTGCTAGACTATTCCCCTTGGCCGGTGGTTTACTAAAAACTTTGGACTTGCACCAAGATGTCAGTTCGTTGGCGGTGGTAGAGGCCAATGGCCCCGTTAAATGTAAAAGTATCTTAAAAAGTATTAGTTGCGGCTCGCTATCCCCAACTATTGCAGATCTTTTAGCCTGTGATGGCTGTACCTCTGGTGCAGAAATAGGTAGTGGCGAGCTTTGTTTTAATAAAAAGAAAAAAATCATTGACTATGCTGAAAAGGAAAGCAAAGATGGAGATTATCAGACCCCGTACCAATTTGCGCAACTGGAACCACACCTGGACTGTGGTCGCTACTTTACCAACAAGCAACCACGCATCAAAAAACTATTTAGCGAAGAGGAAATCTGGGAAGTTTTAAAACAAACTGGCAAAGAAACTAAAGAGGACCTATTAAATTGTGGTGCCTGTGGCTATGACACCTGTCGTGACAAGGCCATAGCGGTGTTAAAGGGTAAAGCGGAATTGCAAATGTGCCTGCCTTTTCTACTCAAGCAATTCCAAGATTTCAGCCGTAACATGACCACAATGTTTCTTCTGAACAGTTCTTTAGAATTAAAGGCAGCCACCGATTACCTCACCGGCTTGTACAATCACAGAACTTTTCAAGAAAAACTTACGGCTCAAATCCAGAGAGCTAAAGAACATCAAGATCAGTTTGCCCTTTATATCATCGATATCGATAATTTTAAACAAATTAACGACTTATATGGTCATCAAGCCGGAGACGAAGTACTGATTGAAATTGCCAACTTAATTCGAGATATTTTTGTCGAGGGATTTGTAGCCCGCTACGGTGGTGAAGAGTTTACCGCCATTTTACCGACAATTAGTTGTAAGCAGGAGGCGTTGGCTTATGGAACCCGCCTGGTGGAAGCTATTGGTAATAAGGAATTTAAAATACTTAGCAACGATTGCAACATTAAAGTTACCGCCTCTGTGGGCATATCTTGTTTCCCAAGTAACGCCGCCAACAAAGAAGACTTGATCAAACAGGCAGATTACTCAATGTATAAAGCAAAACAAACTAAAAACAATGTGGTTATGTATTGCACAGTGCTGGATGACTTGCAAAGCAATACCCGACATTATGATAACAATACCATTAGCACCATCAAAACTTTAAATATTGTCATTAATGCCAAAGATCAATACACCTATAAACACTCGGAACGAGTGGTGCAATATGCCGAAACATTGGGCAAAAAGCTAGGCTTGCCGGAAACAGAAATAAATTATTTAAAATACGGAGCCTTCCTCCATGATATCGGCAAAATAAAGGTGGACATGTCCATTCTGCTAAAGCCTGACAGGCTAACTGATAATGAATATGAAATTATCAAAAAGCACCCGTTAATCGGTGCTGACATTGCTAAGGAACTACCGACATTGCACAAATCAATTCCGGTAATTTTATATCATCACGAGCGTTATGATGGTAAAGGCTATCCCTACGGTTTAAAGGGTAAGGATATACCTCTTTTTGGTAGGATTGCCGCCATCGCCGACAGCTTTGATGCCATGACCACAGATCGACCCTACAAAAAGGCCCTCAGCTATCGGGCAGCCATGGACGAGTTAGTTAACAACGCCGGCACCCAGTTTGACCCGGAATTGATTGAATTATTTACCAAATGCATCTTCAACTAGCAATTTAGGATTTTAAATTGTGAATAGCTAATTTATTATTAAAGATAAAGGGCGCCAAAGGCGCCCTTCCTTCATTCAAAATTCATTTAAAATTCCTAATTCATAATTATAACCCAAGTATTTCCGCCACCGCCGCGTCTATTCCCGCAACAGTTGCCTTTTTGTTATGCCTCACCGGTTTTTGATCCAATTGGTTTAAACCAGCAGGTATTGACCAACCGCTGAATTTGGCCAGTTTATCCAACAGGGCAAACTCATTTTGATCAGCCAATTCCTCTGATCCCATCACCGCCTGGGCCACGCTGGTGTTAAACTTAAAGGGGCTGGCAGTGGAGGCGATAATGGTCTTTGTTGTGTCACCGGTTTCCCGCCGATAGTCGCAATATACTTTATATGCCACCGCAGTATGGGTATCCATCAAATAATGATATTGCTCCCACACTGTCTTGATAGTGGCCAGTGTTTCTTCATCGTTGGCATAGTGGGACCAAAAAAAGTTCTGTACCAACTTTTTAGTGGTGGCATCAACAGCATATTTCCCCTGTTGTTTCAATTGGTTCATCCATTCACTAACCTGACGGGCATTGCGTCCGGTCAATTCAAATAACAACCGCTCTAAGTTACTGGAAATCAAAATATCCATCGATGGAGATACCGTCTGCAAAAAGTCACGGTTGCGATCATAGCTACCGGTTTTTATAAAGTCCGTCAGCACATTGTTGGCATTGGCGGCACAGATTAGCTTGTTTATCGGTAAGCCCATTTGTTTAGCATAATACCCGGCCAGTATGTTGCCAAAATTGCCAGTGGGAACCACAAAGTTAACAGGCCGGCCCATTTCTAAGCGGTTATTTCTAACTAAGTTAAAGTATGCTGAAAAGTAATATACGATCTGGGGCAGCAATCGGCCCCAATTGATGGAATTGGCAGATGAAAAAGTATAGCTATTGGCTTTAATTCTTTGATTAAAGGCTGCGTCGCCAAAAATCCCTTTGACACCACTTTGGCAGTCGTCAAAATTGCCTTCCACTGCCACCACATTAACGTTATCACCCTCTTGGGTGAGCATTTGCAAACGTTGGACCTCACTGACACCGTTGTCTGGGAAAAAGACAATTACTTTAGTACCGGCCACATTTTTAAACCCTTCCAGTGCAGCCTTACCGGTGTCGCCGGAGGTGGCCACCAAAATAACTATCTCATCACTTTCCCCAGTCTTTTCAGCCGCCAACTTCAACAGATGCGGCAGTATTTGTAAAGCCATATCCTTAAAGGCACAGGTTGGGCCATGCCACAGTTCCAAAATATGTACATCATCATTCAACGACTGCACCGGCGCGATATCTTGATGATCAAATTTTTCATTATTATAGGCATTGTTTACGCATTGGTTTACTTCTTCAATAGTGTAATCAGTAAGATAGCGGGACAATATTTCACTGGCCAATTGGGGGTATGACAGGTTTACCAAACGCGGTAATTCGTCGGATATGATAGTAAACTGTTCCGGAACAAACAAACCGCCGTCCGAAGCAATACCTTGTTTAATTGCCTGGGCCGCGTTAACCGGTTGAGCCTGTCCCCTGGTGCTAAAGTATTGCATATCTGTTCCTCCGTATAAATGGTTTCTAATTAATTGAATCTTGAGTTGCTTGGGTAGCCTTTTTATCTGTGCTTCCCTGCGCATAGCAATTTCTTTGCTGTTATATGTTTCATAGTATACCAACTTCGCCGGCAGTCGGGAGCGCACATACTTGCTACCTCGACCCTGGTTGTGTTCGGCCAATCTGTGTTCAATATCAATCGTATAACCTGTATAAAGGGATCCATCGCGACACTGCAGCATATACACAAAATGATATCCTGAACAGGTTTTATTGCAATGCAAATCTTTCGCCGTTAACTTCATATGTAAATTTCATTTGCGCCGTTTTATTGACAATATGAACTGCCGAACAATACTTGTCCACAGATAGTTTCACTGCCCGTTCAACCTTATCTGGGGGTAAGTGTTCTCCCTTTAACTTGTACACCACATTTACCGTCTTGAAAACTTTGGGGTTGTCATCAACCCGCTCACCTTCAACTTCAATATTAAATTGCTCCACCTTAACTTTCATCTTATCTAAAATAGACACAATATCAATACCACTACAACCTGCCACCGACATCAAAATTAAGGACAGCGGGGTAGGCGCTGTATTATCTCCCCCGGCTGCCGTTGGGGCGTCCATCGTGATGGTGTGTCCACTTTCATCTGTGGCGGAAAACTTCATTTTCCCTTCCCATTCCACCGTTACCTTTGGCATGGTTATATACACCTCTATTTTATTAATTTCTATCCATTATACAATGCAGAGGCCCTGACAAACAAGGCAACCCATTAAGAAAACCACTATTAAGATAAAAACAGCCGGTATTTTAAAAAATACCGGCTGGTGATACTAAAAAACTTTAAAAATCAAAACAAACACCACCAACAACCCAATTCCCAAGCCCAACGAATATTTAATCAGTTTTTTCTCAACGGGTAACAAGTCATACCATTCATCTTGGTAACTGGCTTCGGCAGTGATTACCGGTTCCGATTGCTTGGTTTTAAGGTCGGCCATTTATATCAACTCCTTTTATCCAGTTTCTTTTATCAACCAACTACCGGCGGCATTACCCCATGGTAGAATAACCAGGAAATAAACAGACCGACCCAAAGAATGAAACAGAACAATGCCACTGCATAAACCGTTACAATCCGTCCCATCCCCGCCTGCCACAATTTGCGTACGTTGGTAATTAGACCAATGGAGAAGAAACACAGCGCAAATAAAA encodes:
- a CDS encoding diguanylate cyclase, whose product is MEILFTNNDLCRRCYACVRACPVNAVTFQNGVATISKVDCILCGNCVRVCSQGAKVVYNDIPLVKEWLNRGEQMVAIIAPSFAATFNCKPRQLISGLRRLGFTYIFEVAYGAEICAHQYQQLLATTDKKTIISTPCPAVVLMVEKHFPHLINLLAPIKSPMMITGDIAKHKYPNCNTVFIGPCIAKKAETVTGYAGNSIDAVITFKQLKEWFKQVDLNLQSLPEDERGWDTPGANIARLFPLAGGLLKTLDLHQDVSSLAVVEANGPVKCKSILKSISCGSLSPTIADLLACDGCTSGAEIGSGELCFNKKKKIIDYAEKESKDGDYQTPYQFAQLEPHLDCGRYFTNKQPRIKKLFSEEEIWEVLKQTGKETKEDLLNCGACGYDTCRDKAIAVLKGKAELQMCLPFLLKQFQDFSRNMTTMFLLNSSLELKAATDYLTGLYNHRTFQEKLTAQIQRAKEHQDQFALYIIDIDNFKQINDLYGHQAGDEVLIEIANLIRDIFVEGFVARYGGEEFTAILPTISCKQEALAYGTRLVEAIGNKEFKILSNDCNIKVTASVGISCFPSNAANKEDLIKQADYSMYKAKQTKNNVVMYCTVLDDLQSNTRHYDNNTISTIKTLNIVINAKDQYTYKHSERVVQYAETLGKKLGLPETEINYLKYGAFLHDIGKIKVDMSILLKPDRLTDNEYEIIKKHPLIGADIAKELPTLHKSIPVILYHHERYDGKGYPYGLKGKDIPLFGRIAAIADSFDAMTTDRPYKKALSYRAAMDELVNNAGTQFDPELIELFTKCIFN
- a CDS encoding OsmC family protein, translating into MPKVTVEWEGKMKFSATDESGHTITMDAPTAAGGDNTAPTPLSLILMSVAGCSGIDIVSILDKMKVKVEQFNIEVEGERVDDNPKVFKTVNVVYKLKGEHLPPDKVERAVKLSVDKYCSAVHIVNKTAQMKFTYEVNGERFALQ
- the thrC gene encoding threonine synthase, translated to MYMLQCRDGSLYTGYTIDIEHRLAEHNQGRGSKYVRSRLPAKLVYYETYNSKEIAMRREAQIKRLPKQLKIQLIRNHLYGGTDMQYFSTRGQAQPVNAAQAIKQGIASDGGLFVPEQFTIISDELPRLVNLSYPQLASEILSRYLTDYTIEEVNQCVNNAYNNEKFDHQDIAPVQSLNDDVHILELWHGPTCAFKDMALQILPHLLKLAAEKTGESDEIVILVATSGDTGKAALEGFKNVAGTKVIVFFPDNGVSEVQRLQMLTQEGDNVNVVAVEGNFDDCQSGVKGIFGDAAFNQRIKANSYTFSSANSINWGRLLPQIVYYFSAYFNLVRNNRLEMGRPVNFVVPTGNFGNILAGYYAKQMGLPINKLICAANANNVLTDFIKTGSYDRNRDFLQTVSPSMDILISSNLERLLFELTGRNARQVSEWMNQLKQQGKYAVDATTKKLVQNFFWSHYANDEETLATIKTVWEQYHYLMDTHTAVAYKVYCDYRRETGDTTKTIIASTASPFKFNTSVAQAVMGSEELADQNEFALLDKLAKFSGWSIPAGLNQLDQKPVRHNKKATVAGIDAAVAEILGL